The genomic DNA GGGGAAATCGAGCATCTGCCGCCAATTGCAAAGATGCAATCGCCGCCGAGACCAAGCGATTTCGCAAGCCATCATCACCAGGTGCGCCCACATTTGACGGCGTGTGCGATCGATTTGTTCGTCGCTAGCATTCGGGGATGCAATCCGAAGATTGGTGTCGATCGTCCGGCGTCGGAGCTGTAAAACGTCGGAAAGCAAGTAGGCCAAACCATTGCAAACCGGTTGCATCCGCTGGACCGACAGCGTTTGAATCACCGCAAACAGCGACCGCACCAGGAGATAGACGGCAAAATCGATAGCGGTCTGCTTGTTCACGCGACGTCGAATCCTTTTCCTTACCCAAACCGTTCGCCCCCGTCGGGGCAGCTTTTGCCGGTCCTCGAATGTCGGCCTATTGTGTCAGGACCTTCTCCCTCCGGAAAGATCAGTCGGACCGACAGCAAAACCGACTCGCTTTACTGGGGTATCCCCGGTGTTCACTGGACTGTGGGCATGGCAAGATACTCGCCTTTCCCCGACCCGTCCTTTTCAGAGCCCCTTGCAGATATGAATGCTCCCATTGCTGTCGTGCTCGCCGCTGGCAAAGGCACTCGAATGAAGAGTGAACTGGCCAAGGTTTTATTCCCAGTTTGCGGTCGCCCGATGATCCACTTCGTGATCGACGCGTTGCAAGCCGCCGGAGTTGCCAAGACGATCGTCGTCGTCGGCCACCAGCAGGAGAAGGTTCGCGAGACGCTGCAGGATCGCGACAATATCGAGTTCGTGGTTCAAGCCGAACAACTGGGGACCGGCCATGCCGTCCAAGTCTGCCGCGAGAACTTGCAAGCACACGACGGACCAGTGATCGTCCTGGCGGGCGATTCGCCGCTGCTGCAAACCGAGAGCCTGAAGACCTTGCTGGCGGAATTCGAAAAGACCGCTCCAGCACTGCTGCAGGGAACGTTGCACAAGGCCGATCCAACGGGGCTGGGACGGATCGTCCGCGATGCCGACGGCCGTTTCACCGGGATCGTCGAAGAAAAGGATGCCACCGACGCACAGCGGAAGATCACCGAAGTGAACATGAGCACCTACATCTTCAATTGCCGCGATCTGCTCGACGCGCTGGGACAATTGAAGCAGAATAACAGCCAGGCCGAATATTACCTGACCGATTGTGCTGCGTTGCTGGGCGCTGCCGGCCGACCGGTCGAAGCGCTTCCGGTGCTCAAGGACTGCGAAGCGTTAAGCATCAACACCCGCGAAGATCTTGCCATGGTGGATGCCAAAATGCACGAGATGGGCTACGCCGATAACGATGCTTAATTTTCCTGCCTCTCCACCTCCCCGAATGCTTCAGCAGCGGACTTCTAAGATGCGTGAACTTAAGATTTTCAGCGGTCGAGCCAATCCCGAGCTCTCGCACAATGTCTGTAACGAATTGCATCTTTCTCCGGGAGCGATCACGTTGGGGAAATTTCCCGACGGTGAAAACTTCTGCAAAATCGACGAAGACGTTCGCGGCCGCGATGTCTATCTGGTCCAACCGACCTGCCCCCCGGTCAACGATCATTTGATGGAGCTGTTGATCATGATCGACAGCTGCAAACGGGCTAGCGCTCAACGAATCACCGCCGTGATTCCGTACTTCGGATACGCGCGTCAAGATCGTAAAGACGAAGGC from Rosistilla carotiformis includes the following:
- a CDS encoding sugar phosphate nucleotidyltransferase; this translates as MNAPIAVVLAAGKGTRMKSELAKVLFPVCGRPMIHFVIDALQAAGVAKTIVVVGHQQEKVRETLQDRDNIEFVVQAEQLGTGHAVQVCRENLQAHDGPVIVLAGDSPLLQTESLKTLLAEFEKTAPALLQGTLHKADPTGLGRIVRDADGRFTGIVEEKDATDAQRKITEVNMSTYIFNCRDLLDALGQLKQNNSQAEYYLTDCAALLGAAGRPVEALPVLKDCEALSINTREDLAMVDAKMHEMGYADNDA